The genomic window AGGTCCGCTCGGTGCGGTCGGCGGCGTAGAGGACGCCGATGACCTGCGACCCGCGGATCAGCGGCACCCCGAGGATGGCGACCAGGCCCTCCTCGCGGACGCCGCCGTTGATGTCGTCGGTGTGGTGGAACCGGGCGTCGGTGAAGTAGCTCGCCGTCGCGTACGGAGCGGCGGTCTGGGCGACCAGCCCGCCCAGGCCCTCGCCCATGGGCAGCCGCAGCGCCTGGAACCGGGCCGAGACCGAGCCGTCGGTGACGCGCATGTACGTGTCGCCGTGCGCGTCGTCGTTGAGCGTCAGGTAGGAGACGTCGGTGCCGAGCAGCTGGCGGGCGCGGCGGACGATCGCGGTGAGGACGGAGTCGACGCCGCGCAGCGTGGCCAGGTCGCTCGCCGTGTCGAACAGCGCCGACAGCTCCGACTCGCGGCGCCGGCGGGCGGCGAAGGCGGCGCGCACCTGCAGCGCCAGCAGCCGCACCCGCTCCAGCTCGGCGAGGGTGTCGGGGTCGGCGCCGCCGGCGCGGGCGCGCACCAGCGGGCCCTCGTACTCGATGGCCGCGGCGTCGTCGAGGACGAGCTGCAGGTACTCGGCGGCGGCGGAGGGGACCCGCGGCGCGCGCCCGGGACCGTCGGCGGGCAGGGCGGCGGGCCGGCTCACGACCGGCATCCTCCCCGGCCGCGTCAGTGGGCGGTCCACCCGCCGTCCATCCGCAGCGAGGTGCCGGTGACCGAGGCCGCGGCGGGCGAGCAGAGCCAGGCGACGGCGTCGGCGACCTCGGCGGGCTCGATGAGCCGCTTGAGCGCCGCGGGGGCGAGCATCACCTGCTCGACCACCTCGTCCTCGGAGATCCCGTGGGTGCGCGCCTGGTCGGCGATCTGCCCCTCGACCAGCGGGGTGCGCACGTAGGCCGGGGCCACGCAGTTCGACGTCACGCCGTGGGCGGCGCCCTCGAGCGCGACCACCTTCGACAGCCCCTCGAGCGCGTGCTTGGCCGTCACGTAGGCGGACTTGAAGGGCGAGGCCCGGTGCCCGTGCACCGAGCTGACGTTCACCACCCGCCCCCAGCCCCGGCCGTACATGTGCGGCAGCGCGCCCCGGACCAGCCGGAACGGCGCCTCGACCATGAGCCGCTGGATGGTGGAGAAGACCTCGACGGGGAACTCGTGCAGCGGCGCGACGTGCTGGAAGCCGGCGTTGTTGACCAGGACGTCGACGTCGAGGTCGAGCGCGTCGACGGCGGCAAGGTCGGACAGGTCGACGGCGACCGCGCTGCCGCCGACGGTGCGCGCGACCTCCTCGGCCGCCGCGCCGTCCCGGTCGACCACGACCACCTCGGCGCCGGCCTCCGCCAGCCGCGAGGCGACCGCCCGCCCGATGCCCGAGCCGCCACCGGTCACCATCGCCCGCCGCCCCGTGAGGTCCTCCGCGCCCATGGCCGGGACGGTAGGCCGAGCCGGCGGCACCTGTCACGGCCCCGGGCCACACAGCTGACGCCGCGGGGATGGGCGCCGGCCACACCCGCCCTCGACCGCCCGGCGGACACGGAGTTCCGGTCCGGCATGGATCCGGACCACATGAGCCCGATCACAGGACTGGTCCCGGGCACATGGGCAGTCCCGCCGGACCTCCCTAGCGTCGACGCGGAACCACCCCGCCCACCGAGGAGACCCGCATGTCCGCACCCAGCCCGACGCCCCGGGGTCGGAGCTTCGGCCGCGTCGTCGGCGCGAGCATCATCGGCACCACCGTCGAGTGGTACGACTTCTTCCTCTACGGCTCGGCCGCCGCGCTCGTGTTCAGCGACCTGTTCTTCCCGGAGTCCTCCGACTTCGCGGGCGTCCTGCTCGCGTTCGGGACCTACGCGATCGGCTTCGCGGCCCGCCCGATCGGCGCCCTCGTCTTCGGCCACTTCGGTGACCGGATGGGACGCAAGAAGCTGCTGGTCGTGTCGCTGCTCATGATGGGCGGCGCCACCTTCGCGATCGGCCTGCTGCCCACCTACGCCACCGTCGGGGTGCTGGCGCCGCTGCTGCTGGTGGTCCTGCGGCTGGTGCAGGGCTTCGCCCTCGGCGGCGAGTGGGGCGGCGCCGTGCTCATCGTCTCCGAGCACGGCAGGCCCGAGCACCGCGGCTTCTGGGCCTCCTGGCCGCAGGCCGGGGCCCCGGCCGGACAGCTGCTGTCGACGGCGGTGCTGGCGCTGCTGGCGGCCTTCCAGTCCGACGAGGCGTTCGCCGCCTGGGGCTGGCGCATCCCGTTCCTGCTCTCGGCCGTGCTCATCCTCGTCGGCCTGTGGGTCCGGCTGGCGGTCAGCGAGTCGCCGGTGTTCCTGGAGGCGCAGCGCCTCGCCGAGGCGAAGGCCCGCGAGACCGGCGCGGCCGAGGAGGCGCCGATCGCCGTCGTCCTCAAGCGCTACAAGCGCGAGGTGCTCGTGGCGATGGGCGCCCGCATCGCCGAGAACGTGTCCTTCTACGTGCTGACGGCGTTCACCACCGCCTACCTGACCAAGGCGCTCGGCCTGGACTCCTCGTTCGCGCTCAACGCACTGCTCGTGGGCTCGGCCGTGCACCTGGTGACCATCCCGCTGTGGGGTGCGCTGTCCGACCGTGTCGGCCGGCGGCCGGTCTACCTGCTCGGCGCCACCGGCATCGGGCTGTGGTCGTTCGCCCTGTTCGGGCTCTACGACACCGGCAGCTTCTGGCTGGTCGTCCTCGGCCTGGTCGTGGGCTTCCTGTTCCACGGCGCCATGTACGGCCCGCAGGCCGCCTTCTTCGCCGAGCTCTTCGGCACCAAGGCCCGCTACACCGGCGTCTCCGTGGGGGCGCAGCTCGCCTCGGTCATCGCCGGTGCCCCGGCTCCCCTGATCGCCGTCGCGCTGCTGGGCAGCTTCCAGGAGCCCAGCCCCGGGCGGGTGGCCCTGTACGTGGCCGTCTGCGCCGCGGTGACGCTCGTGGCGGTGCTCTCCTACGGCGAGACCCGGATCCGCGACCTCGGTGCCGACGACGCCGTCGAGCCGAAGGGCGGGCGGGCCGCCAGCCGGGTCTGACGCGGGCCCGCTCCCCACGGGGCACCCCTGACACGTGTCAGGGGTGCCCCGTGCGCACGTCCGGACAGGTCGTGAGGGACGGCACCTGTGCCGGGCCCGGTCCGGCGGGAGCGTGGGGACGTGCCCCGGAGGACCGGCCCGGCACGGGCCGGCGGGGCACGAGGAGGAGACCCCGTGCAGCTCACCCGCCTCCGCACCGACGTCCGCACCCGCGTCGGCGCCGGCAGCCCCGTCGTCGAGGTCACCGACCTGCGGCGCCGCTACGGCGACGTCGAGGCCGTCCGCGGCATCAGCTTCGAGGTCCACCCCGGCGAGGTCTTCGCGCTCCTCGGCGTCAACGGCGCCGGCAAGACCTCCGCCCTGGAGGTGCTCGAGGGGCTGGCCCCGGCCTCCGGCGGCACCGTCCGCGTGCTCGGCGCCGACCCCGTGACCGAGCGCGCCGCCGTCCGCCCGCACCTCGGCGTGCTCCTGCAGTCCAGCGGCCTGCCCGCCGACCTCACCGTGCGGGAGACGGTCCGCCTGTGGGGCGCGACCCTCACCGGCGCCCGGCCCGAGGACGAGGCGCTCGCCCAGGTCGGCCTCGCCGGCCGCGCCGAGGTCCGCGTGCGCAGCCTCTCCGGCGGCGAGCGGCGCCGCCTCGACCTCACCCTGGCGCTGCTCGGCTCCCCGCGGGTCGTCGTCCTCGACGAGCCCACCACGGGCCTGGACCCCGAGAGCCGGCGCACGGTGTGGGAGCTGGTCCGGCGGCGGGTGGCCGAGGGCGCCGCCGTCGTCCTCACCACCCACCACCTCGAGGAGGCCGAGGAGCTCGCCGACCGGATCGCGGTCATGCGGGCCGGCCGCGTCGTCCTCTCCGGGACCGCGGCCGAGATCGCCGCCACGCAGCCGGCGACCATCCGGTTCACGCTGCCGGCCGGCGGGCCCCCGCTGCCGGCCGTCCCGGGCGCCGAGGTGGTGTCCGGGGCGCCCCGGGTGGTGCTGCACACCCGCGCGCTGCAGCCGGTGCTCACCAGCCTGCTGGCCTGGGCCGACGCGCACGGGCTCGTCCTCGGCGGGCTGCAGGCCCGCGCCGCGTCCCTCGAGCAGGCCTTCCTCGCCGTCGCCGACGGCTCCGACCCGTCCTGACCACCTCCCGTCCCGAGGAGCTCTCCCGATGACCACCCTGTCCGCCCCCGCGGCCGCGCCGTCCCGGCTGCGTCGCACGCTCGCCCTGGCCGGCGCGGAGACCCGGCTGCTGCTGCGCAACCGCACCGCCGTCGTCAACTCGGTGCTGCTGCCGCTGGTCCTCGTCGCCTTCGTGCCCGTCGCCGGGCTCGGCGGCGACGGCCCGCTCGGCCCGCGCCTGGCCGTCACCGCGTTCGCCGTGACGCTGGTCTTCCTCACCTACTACAACCTCGTGACCACCTACGTCGCGCGCCGCGAGGAGCTGGTCCTGCAGCGGATGCGCAGCGGTGAGCTCACCCCCGGCGAGGTGCTGCTGGGCACCGCCACCCCGACCCTGCTCGTGACGGTCGTGCAGGTGGTCCTGGTCCTCGCCGGCACCGCGGTGATCGGGGAGTGGTCGGCACCCGCCGACGTCGTGCTGCCGCTGCTGGCCCTGGTCGGCGGGACGGCGCTCATGACGCTGCTGGCCGCGGCGAGCACGTCGTTCACGCGCACCGCCGAGAGCGCGCAGATCACCACGCTGCCCCTGGTGGTGCTGGCGTCGGTCACCTCGGGCGTGGTCGTCCCGCTGAGCGCCTTCCCCGACCAGGTCGCGCAGGTGGTGCGGCTGACGCCGATCGAGCCGATCGTGGAGCTCGCCCGGCTGGGCCTGGTCGGGCAGACCTGGGACGGCCGGTCGGTCGACTGGGCCGGCGCCTGGGCCGCCGCGCCGCAGCCGCTGCTGGTCCTCGCCGCCTGGATCGCGCTCGCCGCCGTCGTGGCGCCCCGGGTGTTCCGGTGGGCGCCCCGCCGGTGAGCGGTACGGCCCGCGGCGGTCGGTACGGCAGCATGGGTGCCGTGCCGACCGTCGCACGCTGGTGGCGGACCCGCAGCGACCCCCAGCGCATCGAGCTCTACACCCGGTGGTCGTACTACTCGTTCCTGGTCGCGCTGCCGGTGTTCCTGCTGCTGGCGGTGGCCTCGGACCGGGACACCGCCTCGCGGGGGCTGCCGCTGCTGCTGGCCGCCGCCGTGGTCACGACCGCGGCCGCCCTGCACGTCACCCGGCGGGGGTTCGCCGACCGCACCGCCCGCCCCGACGCGGTCGGGCTCGCGGTCGCCGTCGTCGGGGGCCTGGCCGCGGTCGGGACGTCGCTCGCGGCGACGACGGACGGCCCCTCGCCCGCGGTGCCCTGGGTGGCCGGCCTGGTCGGCGCCGAGGTGCTGCTCGCGGTGTCGGTCGTCGTCCCCACCCGCCCGCTGCTCGCCGGCGCCGGCGTCACCGGCCTGCTCGCCGGCGTCGCCTCGGCGCTCGACGGCAACCCGCCCCTGGCCGCCGCGGTGGTCGGGGCCTCGATCGCCCTGGCGGTGGCCTCGGTGACCGTGGCCTTCCGGTTCACGGTCTGGATCCTCGACGTCGTCGTCGAGATGGACCGCAGCCGCGGGGTGCAGCTGCAGCTCGCCGTCGCCGAGGAGCGGCTGCGCTTCGCCCGCGACCTGCACGACGTCATGGGTCGCAACCTCTCGGCGATCGCGGTGAAGAGCCAGCTGGCCGGCGAGCTGGTCCGGCGGCAGCGGCCCGAGGCGGCCGACGAGGTGGCCGACATCAGCCGGATCGCCGAGCAGTCGCTGCGCGAGGTCCGCGACGTCGTCCGCGGCTACCGTGGCACCGACCTCGCGGGGGAGCTCGCCGGCGCCCGCTCGGTGCTGCGGGCGGCCGGCATCGCCTGCACGGTGACCGGCGAGGAGGCCGGCGCCGCGCTGCCCGAGCCGGTGCAGGTGGCGCTGGGCTGGGTGGTCCGCGAGGCGGTCACCAACGTGCTGCGGCACAGCTCGGCGGACGAGTGCACCGTGACGCTGACCGGGGGGGACCCGGTGCAGCTGCGCGTGGAGAACGACGGCGTGGGCCCCGAGGGCGGCGCGGCCCACGGCCACGGCCTGCGCGGGCTGTCCGAGCGGCTCGCGGCGGCCTCCGGGCAGCTGTCCGCGGGACGCGAGGGCGACCGGTTCGTCGTCGTGGCGCGCGTGCCCGTGCGCGCGGTGGAGGAGGTGCGGTGATCCGGGTCCTGCTCGCCGACGACGAGAACCTCATCCGCTCGGCACTGGTCGCGCTCCTGACGCTGGAGGACGACCTCGAGGTGGTCGCCGAGGCCGCCTCGGGCTCCGAGGCGCTGGCCATGGCGCGGGCGCACACCCCCGACGTCGCCGTCCTCGACCTGCAGATGCCCGACCTCGACGGCATCGGCGTCGCCGCGCAGCTCGGCTCGCTGGTGCCCGGCTGCAGGGTCGTCATCGTGACCGGGCACGGCCGCGCGGGGCACCTCAAGCGGGCGCTCGCGGCCGGTGTGCGCGGGTTCCTGCCCAAGACGGTGGCCGCGCCGGTGCTCACCGACGTCGTCCGCACGGTGGCCCGGGGCGGGCGCTACGTCGACCCCGAGCTGGCCGCCGAGGCCATCAGCGCCGGCGACAGCCCGCTGACGCCGCGCGAGGCCGACGTCCTGGAACTGGCCGCGGGCGGAGCCCCCGTCGAGGAGATCGCCGCCCGCGCGCACCTGTCACCGGGGACGGTGCGCAACCACCTGTCGTCGGCCGCGGGCAAGCTCGGTGCGGCCAACCGGCACGCCGCCGTCGAGGTCGCCCGCCGCCACGGCTGGATCTGACAGGACCCCCGTGCCGCCCACCGTTCGCGGCTGACGGCGGGACCCCGTGCGGGGGCGGTCCGCACGCACGGGAGAGCTGGGCCTAGCTGGCCTCGTTGCCGCCGCGGACGACGGACTCGTCGCGCTGGGCGTCGTCGTCGGTGGTGAGGGTGACGTCGCGCTCGCCGCCGTCGGAGCGGTCCTCACCGGGGACGCCGTCGACCATGTTGCCGCTCGTCGGCCCGTCCGAGGTGTCGGGGGACTCGCGGTAGCCGCTGTTGTCGGACTCGCTCATCAGTCTGTCGCTCCTCCGGAACGGGGGGTGGGGCCCTCGACCTCGCCGGACGCACCGGCACCCCGGGCGCGGGCGACGTCGCCGTCGGCGCCGGCGGGCAGGTCGTCGTCGTGGGCGGCGTCCCGCTCGATCGCCTCGTCGGCGGTGAGCGGCACGTCGTCGAACGAGGACCCGGTGCTGCTGTTGTCGCCGGTGGCCGACGCGGTCGGGATGTCCTGCTGGATGCGGTCGCTGCCCTGGGGATCGCTCACCGTGGCCTCCTGTCCGACGTTGTCGCAGGGGCCATGCCCGGGGTCCCGGTCCCCAAACGACGGGCGGTGGAAGGCGGGAGGTGGGAGGTGGGAGGCGGGAGGCCACCGTCCGCACCCCGCGGTGCCCGGCCCCACCCCCCAGCGCGAGGACGGGCACCGCGCGGTGGGTCCGCCGCGCCCACCGTGCCGCGCACGGCCGACGGCCGCCGCCCCACGGGGGACGGCGGCCGTCGCGAGGCGCCGTGCGGCCCCGTCCCGGGTCCCGCCGCGGGCTCGCGAGCGGTGGGGAGGACGGGGTCCGTCGTCAGAACGCGGCCTCGGGGACCTCCATGAGCGCGTTGTCGGTGGCCTCGACGACGGCCCGCTCACCGGCCAGGCGCGGCAGCACCTGGGTGGTGAAGAAGCGGGTGGCGGCGAGCTTGCCCTCGTAGAACAGGCGGTCCTTCTCACCCACCTCGCCGGCCAGGGCGGCCAGCGCGACCTCGGACTGGCGGACCAGCAGCCACGCGGTGACCAGGTCGCCGACGGCCAGCAGCAGCCGGGAGGTGTTCTGGCCGACCTCGTACAGCTTCGACGGGTCCTGCGCGGCCTGGGTCAGGCGACCGAACATCGCGGTGAGCATCGCCTGGACCTCGCCGAGGGCGGTGGCCAGGTGCGCCCGCTCCTCCTTGAGGCGGCCGTTGCCGGCCTCGGCGTCGATCGTGGCCTGGATCTGCGAGGCCAGCCAGGTCAGCGCGACTCCGCCGTCCTTGACGATCTTGCGGAAGAAGAAGTCCTGGCCCTGGATCGCCGTGGTGCCCTCGTAGAGGGTGTCGATCTTGGAGTCCCGGATGTACTGCTCGATCGGGTAGTCCTGCAGGTAGCCCGAGCCGCCCAGGGTCTGCAGCGACTCGCTGGTGAGCAGCTGGGTGGCCCGCTCGGAGCCGAAGCCCTTGACCACGGGCAGCAGCAGGTCGTTGACGCGCGCGGCGAGCGTCGCCTGCTCGCTGTCGGCGGTGCCCTCGGCCTCGGCGGTGAGCACCTGGTCGCGGAAGCTCGCGGCGTAGAGGTACAGCGCCCGCATGCCCTCGACGTAGGACTTCTGCAGCATCAGCGAGCGGCGCACGTCGGGGTGGTGGGTGATGGTCACCCGCGGCGCGTCCTTGCTGGTCGCGGTGAGGTCGGCACCCTGCACCCGCTCCTTGGCGTAGGCCAGCGCCTGCTGGTAGCCGGCCGAGAGCGTGGCGATCGCCTTGGTGCCCACGAACATCCGGGCGTGCTCGATGACCTTGAACATCTGCGCGATGCCGTCGTGCACCTCGCCGACCAGCCAGCCCCTGGCCGGGACGGGCCCGTCGCCGAAGGTGAGTTCGCAGGTCGTGGAGACCTTCAGGCCCATCTTCTTCTCGACGTTGGTCACGTACACGCCGTTGCGCTCGCCGAGGGCGCCGGTCTCGAGGTCGACGTGGAACTTCGGGACGACGAACAGCGACAGGCCCTTGGTGCCGGCCTTCGCGCCCTCGGGGCGGGCCAGCACCAGGTGGACGATGTTGTCCGACAGGTCGTGCTCGGCGGAGGTGATGAACCGCTTGACGCCGGTGATGTGCCAGGAGCCGTCGTCCTGCCGCACGGCCATGGTGCGGCCGGCGCCCACGTCGGATCCGGCGTCGGGCTCGGTGAGGACCATCGTGGCGCCCCACTTGCGCTCGAGCATGAGCTCGGCCATGCGCTTCTGGTCCTCGGTGCCCAGCTCGTGCAGGACGGCGGCGAAGGCGGCCCACGAGCCGTACATGAAGACGGCGGGGTTGGCGCCCAGCACCATCTCGAAGGCGCCCCAGGTCAGGGCGTGCGGCGCACCGAAGCCGCCCAGGTGCTCGGGCAGGTCGAGGCGGTACCACTCGCCGTCCTCGATGGCGCGGACCGAGCGCTTGAACGACTCGGGCAGCGTCACCGAGGAGGTGGCCGGGTCGAACACCGGCGGGTTGCGGTCGGCGTCGGTGAAGCTCTCGGCGATCGGGCCCTCGGCCAGCCGGCGGACCTCCGCGAGCACCCCGCGTGCGGTCCCGGCGTCCATCTGCTCGAACGGGCCGGTGCCGAACCGGTCCTTGGTGTCGAGGAACTCGAACAGGTTGAACTCGAGGTCGCGCAGGTTCGCGGTGTAGTGGCTCATGCGGTGTGGCTCCCGTGCTCCGTGCCGGTGGACGGCGTCTACTCGCCGGTAACAAACGCTATTACCGACGGGTAACCACGAGCAAGGGAGCAGCCCGGGACACGCTCCGAGGGGTCAGGCGGTCCCGGGCCGGGTGGGGCGGGAGGCGGCGGCTAGCGGCTGCGGCGGCGGGCGCGCAGCACGAGGCCGCCGAGCGAGGCGACCAGGGCCCCGAGGGCCGCGGCGATCAGCAGCGCCAGCACGAGGGGCGCCTCGACGTCGGTGAAGACGAGGCTGATCTGCACGGTCTGGCCGTTGAACACGACGAAGAGCACCAGGACCACCGTGACGGCGATCAGCAGGACCAGCGCCAGGCCCAGACCGGCCGTGCGGCCGGCCGCGCGGGCACGCGACGGCGTCCCCGGGCGGGTGGTGGCGGGCGTCGGCGCCGGGGTGCCCGAGGAGGAGTACGGGCCCGTGCCGGTCGCGAACGGGTCGGTGCCCGGGGCGGAGGGCCGGGGCTCGGCAGGCGTTCCGGGAGCGGTCACACGGGAGGTCTGTCCGCCGGGGAGGGCGCTCAAACCGGTGGTGCGCGACCGGTCAGTCCCGGTGCGCGGCCGGCTCGGTCTCGGCGGGTGGGTAGGAGGGGCCGGCCGCGCCGTCGGCCGGGCCGGTCCCCTCGGGTCCGTCGGAGTCGGGCGCCGGCGGACCCGACGTGCTGCTGCCGAGGGGACCGACCGAGCGCGGCTCGTCCGGCTCGGGCATCTTCTGCTCGCGGGTGCTCACCGGTCCGAGTCTGCGTCCCGGCCGCCCGCCCGGCGAGCCGGGGAGCTCACTCCGACAGCGCCGGGCCGGCCTCGTGCGCGGGGTGCCCGGTGGTGCGCTCGCGCTGCTTCATGCGCGCCTCGAGCACGTGCCGGTCGCCGTCGGACAGCTCGGTGCGGGCCCGCTGGTCGAACGCGCGGAAGACCGACCAGTAGGTGTCGTCGAAGTCCTCGACGATCTGGAAGGTCCACCGGTCGGCGATGACGTTGCGGCCGACCAGGTCGCGGTCGAGGTCGTCGGCGAGCTCGGTGTGCCCGGCCTCCCGGAACAGCTCCACGGCCTCCTGCACCAGCCGGTCGGCCTTGCCGGAGTGCTGGTGGAAGCCGTAGAGCTGGCCGCGGGCCTGCTCGATCGTCTCCAGGGCCTCGGAGAGCCTGCCCAGGCCCTCGACGGTCGTGTCGTCCAGGTCGGGGCGGGTGCGGTCGGCGGTCACCGGCCCATCCTGCGGGCAGGGGGCGGGGGCTGCCCGGCGAGCGGGAGGAGCCGGGAGGCGGTCAGGCGGAGAGGGCGACCTGACCCGCCGCGGACTCCGTGACGGCGAGGTCGACCAGCCGCCCGGCCAGCTCCCGGCCGTGCGCGGCCGGGCCGTCGGGACCGAGCAGGCCGCCGGAGAGGTACATGCCGTCCATGATCAGGTGCACCTGCGCGGCGAGGTCCTCGCCCCGGCCCGGCGCGACCTGCTCGGCCAGCCGCTCGAGGCGCGCGTGCAGCTCGAACTTGTAGTCGGCGGCCGCGCTGCGCGCCGGGTGCGCCGGGTCGTCGTACTCACTGCTCACGTTGGTGAAGGGGCAGCCGCGGAAGCCGGCGCGGGTCACGTCGCCCTCCACGTACTCGACGACGGCGAGCAGCGCGGCGCGCGGATCCCCCTCGAGCACCGCGAGGATCTCGTCGATGTGGCCCAGGACCGTGGCGGCCTTGCGGGCGAGGTGGGCGCCGACGAGCTCGTCCTTGCTCTTGAAGAGCCGGTAGACGGTCATCTTGCCCAGGCCGGTCTCGCGGACGAGCTCGTCCATCCCCACGCTGCGCGAGCTGCGGGCGGAGAAGAGCCGCTCCGCGGTGTCGAGGACGATGGCCTCCCGCTCCGCGCGGCTGCGGCGGACCGGGGAGGGGCTGTCGGCGTCGGCGTCGGCGAAGGAGAGGGCGGCGGCGGTCACACGGGGATCGTGCCGCCTGCCGTGACGGATCAGTTCGCGGCACGCCGGGCGCCCGGCACGGCTGCTCGCTCCCGGGTGCAGAGAGACGAACGCGCAGGTCGGGGCGGTTGTGACCGCTGTGACGACGGCCCGCCCGGTTCAGGCGCGGCGGATGCGGCGGGGGTTGGCGAGGAGGCGGGCGACGCGTTCGGCCACGGGTCCGGGCGCGCCCGGGTCCTCGGCCGGCGGCGCACCGGGGGTGCGCTCGTGGGTCCGGTCCTCGCGCTGCGCGTCCGCCACGCGTGCCAGCCTGCCCCGCGGCCGGCTGCCGGGCACGGTCCCGGGACGGCGTCCACCCGCTCGGGCGGTGCGACGTCCCTCACCCCTGCCCTCGTCCTGGCTCGTCCCGGCGCCTCCTGGCTCACCGTCGGCGCCGAGCCAGGACGCGGCACGATCAGCCGACCTGATCGTGCCGCGCCCCGGCCGGGACGGGTCCGTCCGCTCAGACGTCGGGGGAGTCGGCGGGGCCGTCGCCCGCCGGCCGCCCCTCGGCGGGGTCCTCGGAGCGCGGGGTGCGGCCGGCGTCGTCCTCCTCGCCGGGCGGGTCGCCCTCCGCGCGCTCAGGGCTGCGCGGCGGCCGTTCGGGCTCGGTCACGGCGTCCTCCTCGGGGTGCGGCGGTGCGGTCACCGACGGCCTTGCCCACCTGCGCGCCGCCGAACCGCGGCTCAGCCCACGCGGGTGGCGGCGGGCACCCGCGGCAGCGCGTCCGCGACGGCGGCGGCGTCGGGAAGGGCGCCCCGGGCCCCCGGGCCGGTGGTCGACAGCGCGGCGGCCGCGACCGCCTCGCGCACCGCGCCGGCCAGGTCCGCCCCGCGCGCCAGGGCGGCGCCGAGCGCGCCGCAGAAGCAGTCGCCCGCGCCGGTGGTGTCCACGGCCTCGACGGGCGGCGGCTCCTGCAGCAGCACCGGCCCGTCCTCCGGGACGACCAGCGCGCCGCGGGCGCCCAGGGTCACGACGCTGGCCGCCGCGCCCAGCGTCCGGGCCAGGGCGGCCAGCTCCGCCGGCGTCCGCGGTGCCGGGTCCGCGCCGGCCAGCTGCACCAGCTCGTGCTCGTTGGGCACCAATACCGTCACCCGCTGCAGCAGCTCCGGCGGCAGCGGCTGCGGCGGTGCCGGGGTGAGGACGACGGTCCCCGACGCCGCGTCGGCCGCCGCCTGCACCGTGGCCAGCGGCACCTCCAGCTGCAGCAGCACCACCGCGGCCCGCCGCACGGCCGGGACGTCGACGTCCTCCGGCGTGAGCGCGGCGTTGGCGCCCGGCACGACGACGATGAGGTTCTCGCCGCTGCCGTCCTCGACCG from Geodermatophilus normandii includes these protein-coding regions:
- a CDS encoding ABC transporter ATP-binding protein — encoded protein: MQLTRLRTDVRTRVGAGSPVVEVTDLRRRYGDVEAVRGISFEVHPGEVFALLGVNGAGKTSALEVLEGLAPASGGTVRVLGADPVTERAAVRPHLGVLLQSSGLPADLTVRETVRLWGATLTGARPEDEALAQVGLAGRAEVRVRSLSGGERRRLDLTLALLGSPRVVVLDEPTTGLDPESRRTVWELVRRRVAEGAAVVLTTHHLEEAEELADRIAVMRAGRVVLSGTAAEIAATQPATIRFTLPAGGPPLPAVPGAEVVSGAPRVVLHTRALQPVLTSLLAWADAHGLVLGGLQARAASLEQAFLAVADGSDPS
- a CDS encoding response regulator transcription factor; protein product: MIRVLLADDENLIRSALVALLTLEDDLEVVAEAASGSEALAMARAHTPDVAVLDLQMPDLDGIGVAAQLGSLVPGCRVVIVTGHGRAGHLKRALAAGVRGFLPKTVAAPVLTDVVRTVARGGRYVDPELAAEAISAGDSPLTPREADVLELAAGGAPVEEIAARAHLSPGTVRNHLSSAAGKLGAANRHAAVEVARRHGWI
- a CDS encoding ABC transporter permease, translated to MTTLSAPAAAPSRLRRTLALAGAETRLLLRNRTAVVNSVLLPLVLVAFVPVAGLGGDGPLGPRLAVTAFAVTLVFLTYYNLVTTYVARREELVLQRMRSGELTPGEVLLGTATPTLLVTVVQVVLVLAGTAVIGEWSAPADVVLPLLALVGGTALMTLLAAASTSFTRTAESAQITTLPLVVLASVTSGVVVPLSAFPDQVAQVVRLTPIEPIVELARLGLVGQTWDGRSVDWAGAWAAAPQPLLVLAAWIALAAVVAPRVFRWAPRR
- a CDS encoding lipopolysaccharide assembly protein LapA domain-containing protein, whose amino-acid sequence is MTAPGTPAEPRPSAPGTDPFATGTGPYSSSGTPAPTPATTRPGTPSRARAAGRTAGLGLALVLLIAVTVVLVLFVVFNGQTVQISLVFTDVEAPLVLALLIAAALGALVASLGGLVLRARRRSR
- a CDS encoding acyl-CoA dehydrogenase, whose translation is MSHYTANLRDLEFNLFEFLDTKDRFGTGPFEQMDAGTARGVLAEVRRLAEGPIAESFTDADRNPPVFDPATSSVTLPESFKRSVRAIEDGEWYRLDLPEHLGGFGAPHALTWGAFEMVLGANPAVFMYGSWAAFAAVLHELGTEDQKRMAELMLERKWGATMVLTEPDAGSDVGAGRTMAVRQDDGSWHITGVKRFITSAEHDLSDNIVHLVLARPEGAKAGTKGLSLFVVPKFHVDLETGALGERNGVYVTNVEKKMGLKVSTTCELTFGDGPVPARGWLVGEVHDGIAQMFKVIEHARMFVGTKAIATLSAGYQQALAYAKERVQGADLTATSKDAPRVTITHHPDVRRSLMLQKSYVEGMRALYLYAASFRDQVLTAEAEGTADSEQATLAARVNDLLLPVVKGFGSERATQLLTSESLQTLGGSGYLQDYPIEQYIRDSKIDTLYEGTTAIQGQDFFFRKIVKDGGVALTWLASQIQATIDAEAGNGRLKEERAHLATALGEVQAMLTAMFGRLTQAAQDPSKLYEVGQNTSRLLLAVGDLVTAWLLVRQSEVALAALAGEVGEKDRLFYEGKLAATRFFTTQVLPRLAGERAVVEATDNALMEVPEAAF
- a CDS encoding MFS transporter produces the protein MSAPSPTPRGRSFGRVVGASIIGTTVEWYDFFLYGSAAALVFSDLFFPESSDFAGVLLAFGTYAIGFAARPIGALVFGHFGDRMGRKKLLVVSLLMMGGATFAIGLLPTYATVGVLAPLLLVVLRLVQGFALGGEWGGAVLIVSEHGRPEHRGFWASWPQAGAPAGQLLSTAVLALLAAFQSDEAFAAWGWRIPFLLSAVLILVGLWVRLAVSESPVFLEAQRLAEAKARETGAAEEAPIAVVLKRYKREVLVAMGARIAENVSFYVLTAFTTAYLTKALGLDSSFALNALLVGSAVHLVTIPLWGALSDRVGRRPVYLLGATGIGLWSFALFGLYDTGSFWLVVLGLVVGFLFHGAMYGPQAAFFAELFGTKARYTGVSVGAQLASVIAGAPAPLIAVALLGSFQEPSPGRVALYVAVCAAVTLVAVLSYGETRIRDLGADDAVEPKGGRAASRV
- a CDS encoding sensor histidine kinase codes for the protein MPTVARWWRTRSDPQRIELYTRWSYYSFLVALPVFLLLAVASDRDTASRGLPLLLAAAVVTTAAALHVTRRGFADRTARPDAVGLAVAVVGGLAAVGTSLAATTDGPSPAVPWVAGLVGAEVLLAVSVVVPTRPLLAGAGVTGLLAGVASALDGNPPLAAAVVGASIALAVASVTVAFRFTVWILDVVVEMDRSRGVQLQLAVAEERLRFARDLHDVMGRNLSAIAVKSQLAGELVRRQRPEAADEVADISRIAEQSLREVRDVVRGYRGTDLAGELAGARSVLRAAGIACTVTGEEAGAALPEPVQVALGWVVREAVTNVLRHSSADECTVTLTGGDPVQLRVENDGVGPEGGAAHGHGLRGLSERLAAASGQLSAGREGDRFVVVARVPVRAVEEVR
- a CDS encoding 3-hydroxybutyrate dehydrogenase yields the protein MGAEDLTGRRAMVTGGGSGIGRAVASRLAEAGAEVVVVDRDGAAAEEVARTVGGSAVAVDLSDLAAVDALDLDVDVLVNNAGFQHVAPLHEFPVEVFSTIQRLMVEAPFRLVRGALPHMYGRGWGRVVNVSSVHGHRASPFKSAYVTAKHALEGLSKVVALEGAAHGVTSNCVAPAYVRTPLVEGQIADQARTHGISEDEVVEQVMLAPAALKRLIEPAEVADAVAWLCSPAAASVTGTSLRMDGGWTAH